In the genome of Microbacterium endophyticum, one region contains:
- a CDS encoding CynX/NimT family MFS transporter, producing the protein MTKRSLIGGRVLALIGIVLLAFSLRSAVASLSPIVDEISADIALSPTIVGLIGTAPPVCYAIFGILTPRWERRVGVQSLAVVALLAVTGGMIWRASAADAVSLVSATALIFAAVGVANVLLPPLVKRYFPDHLGAMTTLFTTTMAVATFVPPIVAVPIADAAGWRASLGLWAVFALAAIVPWAVLAVRSRAIIGDENLPVAARRLWSLPLTWALVVAFSASSATAYTMFAWLPLVLTETAGVSAGAAGALLSLFAFMGLPLSLLVPTIVARTRHGIAVLFSVAIASALAGVAGLAFAPATATWLWVALLGMCPLLFPLVLMLLGMRTESSRTAVALSGFVQSAGYTIAAIFPFLFGVIHTVTGGWTIPLLTLGVIAVAAIPAAKIIAQSTTVESELRRREP; encoded by the coding sequence GTGACGAAGCGTTCCCTCATCGGCGGCCGAGTGCTCGCCCTGATTGGGATCGTCCTGCTCGCATTCTCCCTGCGTTCCGCAGTCGCTTCGCTCTCGCCGATCGTTGACGAGATATCGGCTGATATCGCGCTGTCGCCCACGATCGTGGGTTTGATAGGTACCGCTCCGCCGGTCTGCTACGCGATCTTCGGCATCCTGACGCCGCGTTGGGAGCGCAGAGTCGGCGTGCAGAGCCTCGCGGTCGTCGCTTTGCTGGCTGTCACCGGTGGCATGATTTGGCGGGCATCCGCAGCCGATGCTGTTTCGCTGGTTTCGGCTACCGCACTTATTTTTGCTGCCGTCGGTGTGGCCAATGTGCTCCTGCCGCCACTCGTCAAAAGATATTTTCCAGACCACCTCGGTGCGATGACCACTCTCTTCACGACGACGATGGCCGTGGCGACGTTCGTGCCGCCGATCGTCGCGGTGCCGATTGCGGACGCTGCGGGCTGGCGTGCATCTCTCGGACTCTGGGCAGTTTTCGCGCTGGCCGCGATCGTGCCGTGGGCGGTGCTCGCTGTCCGCTCGCGGGCAATCATCGGGGACGAGAACCTGCCTGTTGCTGCTCGACGGCTATGGTCTTTGCCGCTCACATGGGCGCTCGTCGTCGCATTCTCGGCGAGTTCGGCGACCGCCTACACGATGTTCGCGTGGTTGCCTCTTGTGCTTACCGAAACCGCGGGAGTGAGCGCTGGAGCTGCCGGCGCGTTGCTATCACTCTTCGCTTTCATGGGGCTGCCGCTTTCGCTCCTCGTTCCAACGATCGTCGCGCGAACTCGCCACGGGATCGCCGTTCTCTTCAGCGTTGCGATCGCGTCGGCGTTGGCGGGGGTAGCTGGTCTCGCTTTTGCGCCAGCAACAGCAACCTGGCTGTGGGTGGCACTCCTTGGCATGTGCCCGCTGCTCTTTCCGCTCGTGCTCATGCTGCTGGGAATGCGAACAGAGTCATCGCGCACGGCAGTCGCGCTCAGTGGCTTCGTTCAAAGCGCTGGCTATACGATCGCCGCGATCTTCCCGTTCCTGTTCGGCGTCATCCACACCGTGACGGGAGGATGGACAATTCCGCTTCTCACGCTCGGCGTCATCGCTGTCGCAGCAATTCCGGCCGCGAAAATTATCGCTCAGTCAACGACGGTCGAGAGCGAATTGCGACGCCGAGAGCCCTAG
- the purF gene encoding amidophosphoribosyltransferase, translated as MCGIVGMVGQGPVNQDIYDSLLLLQHRGQDSTGISTAEATGVIHSHKAKGQVREGFRTRDMRALLGEIGLGHCRYATKGSASSEEEAQPFYVNAPYGIVLVHNGNLTNTRELTDDLFYKDRRHLNTSSDTELLVNVLAFELQAVMTTIELDPTQVFQAVTRVHERVEGSYAAIALIAGHGLLAFRDPFGIRPMILGTRKAENGRYEWIVASESLVLENGGFDVVRDVLPGEAVFIDLDGNLHSQQCSPSPQLVPCSFEYVYLARPDSIMNGISVYEARLRMGERLADTIAKYTPSEAIDVVMPIPDSSRPAAMQVARKLGLEYREGFYKNRYVGRTFIMPGQAVRKKSVRQKLNAMSSEFKGKNVLLIDDSIVRGTTSKEIIQMARDAGAKSVTFASAAPPVRFPHVYGINMPSRHELVAHGRTIPEIAEELGADYMVYQEIDDLKAAIMEGSDVTDLDMSCFDGRYVTGTVTEEYLSWVEGSQSS; from the coding sequence ATGTGCGGCATCGTCGGAATGGTCGGGCAGGGGCCCGTCAATCAAGACATCTACGATTCACTTCTTCTGCTGCAACACCGCGGTCAAGACTCGACGGGTATTTCCACCGCTGAGGCGACCGGTGTCATCCATTCGCACAAGGCCAAGGGCCAAGTGCGCGAGGGCTTTCGCACTCGCGATATGCGAGCACTCCTCGGCGAAATCGGACTCGGCCACTGCCGTTACGCCACCAAAGGCTCAGCTTCAAGCGAAGAAGAAGCTCAGCCCTTCTACGTAAACGCGCCATACGGCATCGTGCTCGTTCACAACGGAAACCTCACCAACACGCGTGAGCTCACCGACGACCTCTTCTATAAAGATCGTCGTCACCTCAACACGAGCTCCGACACGGAACTGCTCGTGAATGTGCTTGCGTTCGAGCTGCAGGCCGTCATGACGACGATCGAGCTCGATCCGACGCAGGTCTTTCAGGCGGTGACCCGCGTCCACGAGCGCGTCGAGGGTTCGTACGCGGCAATCGCCCTGATCGCCGGGCACGGACTGCTCGCCTTCCGTGATCCGTTCGGCATTCGCCCCATGATTCTCGGCACGCGAAAAGCTGAGAACGGCCGCTACGAGTGGATCGTGGCATCCGAGTCTCTCGTGCTCGAAAACGGCGGATTCGATGTCGTGCGCGATGTGCTTCCCGGCGAGGCAGTGTTCATCGATCTTGACGGAAACCTGCACAGTCAGCAGTGCTCACCGTCGCCGCAGCTCGTTCCATGCTCTTTCGAGTATGTCTACCTTGCTCGCCCCGACTCGATCATGAACGGCATCTCGGTATACGAGGCCCGCCTGCGAATGGGTGAGCGTTTGGCCGACACGATCGCCAAGTACACACCGTCTGAAGCGATCGATGTCGTCATGCCCATTCCGGACTCCTCGCGTCCAGCTGCGATGCAGGTCGCACGAAAGTTGGGCCTGGAGTACCGCGAAGGTTTCTACAAGAACCGCTACGTCGGACGCACCTTCATCATGCCCGGACAGGCGGTGCGTAAAAAGAGTGTGCGTCAAAAGCTCAACGCGATGTCGAGCGAGTTCAAGGGCAAGAATGTGTTGCTGATCGATGATTCGATCGTTCGCGGTACGACTTCGAAAGAGATCATTCAAATGGCTCGGGACGCTGGGGCTAAGAGCGTGACTTTCGCTTCGGCCGCGCCGCCGGTGCGTTTTCCGCACGTGTACGGCATCAACATGCCCTCGCGTCACGAACTTGTTGCTCATGGGCGCACGATTCCGGAAATCGCGGAAGAACTCGGCGCGGACTACATGGTTTATCAAGAAATCGACGATTTGAAAGCAGCGATCATGGAGGGCTCGGACGTCACCGACCTCGACATGAGTTGCTTCGATGGTCGATATGTCACGGGAACAGTGACAGAAGAGTACCTGTCGTGGGTTGAGGGCTCGCAGTCGTCGTGA
- a CDS encoding DUF4097 family beta strand repeat-containing protein translates to MTLEKWIVQPGQSRVIDIDDVKKLKIGMVGGQIDVVAHDEPGVRIEVHSVTSKDLRIEASGSTVEIDHPQLRWDNFLEVFRNFGSGGPKAEISVAVPRDVALTLGVVSASALISGLHTNAKLNTVSGDVFIDGLEGDVSVNAVSGDVQARHFSGALSANSVSGDVAVIGTVRKASIDTVSGAMLIDSTGDVHQINLNTVSGDATVRLDDALPGNYVVRSVSGRVQIDGSVHSGKGSVPGTNYVGSSGELSNSFVDVRANSVSGDIIVLRREESGVPSAESAEPETEELS, encoded by the coding sequence ATGACACTCGAGAAATGGATCGTTCAGCCGGGGCAGAGCCGGGTCATCGACATCGATGATGTGAAAAAACTCAAGATCGGCATGGTCGGAGGGCAGATCGACGTCGTCGCGCACGACGAGCCGGGTGTTCGCATCGAAGTCCACTCGGTGACATCGAAAGACCTGCGTATCGAAGCATCAGGGTCGACCGTGGAAATCGATCACCCTCAGCTGCGGTGGGACAACTTCTTGGAGGTTTTTCGGAACTTCGGATCCGGGGGGCCGAAAGCGGAAATCTCGGTAGCCGTCCCGCGAGATGTCGCACTCACTCTCGGGGTCGTCAGCGCGAGCGCTCTCATCTCGGGCTTGCACACCAACGCCAAGCTCAACACGGTGTCGGGCGACGTCTTCATCGATGGTCTCGAGGGTGATGTGAGCGTCAACGCCGTCTCGGGAGACGTGCAAGCGCGGCATTTTTCCGGTGCACTGAGCGCAAACAGCGTCTCCGGAGATGTAGCCGTGATCGGTACTGTGCGGAAGGCAAGCATCGATACTGTCTCGGGCGCAATGCTCATTGATTCAACCGGCGATGTCCACCAAATCAATCTCAACACCGTCAGTGGTGACGCGACCGTGCGCCTCGACGACGCACTCCCCGGAAATTACGTCGTGCGAAGCGTGAGTGGGCGTGTTCAAATCGACGGCTCCGTGCACTCCGGAAAAGGGTCGGTGCCGGGAACGAACTATGTCGGCTCGTCGGGTGAACTCAGCAACTCTTTCGTTGATGTGCGCGCTAACTCGGTATCGGGTGACATCATCGTTCTCCGTCGCGAGGAGAGCGGCGTCCCGAGCGCGGAGTCTGCAGAACCCGAAACCGAGGAACTCTCATGA
- a CDS encoding aldose 1-epimerase family protein → MTLADPTGHRYTLTSSRARAEVCQVGGALRSLNIDGVDLVPRYPDGIPTPAASGIVLVPWPNRIRDGKWTQGGQTRQLAITEPAFSNASHGLLRFAPYDVASLEADAVTLRAVIYPQTGYPFQLETRVTYRLVQNGLHVSHTVTNIGAQPAPVALGTHPYVCIGDVATADLTIDVAAAERFELDARKLPTGVAPVDAAHDLRSPRRVGDLSIDTAFGAIERDHNGRISGTLRAPDGRTLSVWAGEDFEYLQVFTTDRYPGHELAVAIEPMSAPADAFNSGQSLRWLSPLESWELEWGIEYTTPDHDA, encoded by the coding sequence ATGACACTCGCCGACCCGACCGGGCACCGATACACCCTTACCTCCTCCCGTGCACGAGCGGAGGTCTGCCAGGTTGGTGGCGCGCTGCGTTCATTGAACATCGACGGAGTCGATCTCGTTCCTCGCTATCCGGATGGCATTCCGACGCCGGCAGCCTCGGGAATCGTGCTCGTGCCCTGGCCTAACCGCATCAGGGATGGCAAATGGACGCAGGGCGGCCAGACACGACAACTTGCGATCACTGAGCCCGCATTCAGCAACGCTTCCCATGGCCTCTTGCGCTTCGCACCGTATGACGTCGCCAGCCTTGAGGCGGATGCCGTCACTCTGCGTGCTGTCATCTACCCGCAGACGGGGTACCCCTTCCAGCTTGAGACGAGAGTCACATACCGCCTGGTGCAAAACGGCCTTCATGTCTCGCACACGGTGACGAACATCGGAGCGCAGCCAGCACCAGTGGCGCTCGGCACTCACCCTTACGTCTGCATTGGGGACGTTGCAACAGCTGATCTCACTATTGATGTGGCAGCAGCGGAACGCTTCGAGCTCGATGCCCGAAAGCTGCCGACCGGAGTTGCGCCCGTTGACGCCGCGCACGATCTACGATCTCCGCGTCGTGTCGGCGATCTGTCGATAGATACCGCGTTCGGTGCGATCGAGCGGGATCACAATGGCCGCATCAGCGGCACACTTCGCGCACCAGACGGCCGCACTCTCAGCGTGTGGGCGGGTGAAGATTTCGAGTACCTGCAGGTATTTACAACCGACCGCTACCCGGGCCACGAGCTCGCTGTCGCCATCGAGCCGATGAGCGCGCCGGCGGATGCCTTTAATTCCGGGCAGTCGCTGCGTTGGCTCTCACCGCTTGAGTCGTGGGAGCTTGAATGGGGCATCGAATACACGACACCAGATCACGACGCATAG
- a CDS encoding DUF2207 domain-containing protein has translation MNIALLIIIVVAIVLAIVGGLSSALQWLLWVALIVGVIALIAFLFRVIGGRSRS, from the coding sequence ATGAACATCGCACTTCTCATCATCATCGTTGTCGCTATCGTTTTGGCCATCGTCGGTGGACTCAGCAGCGCCCTCCAGTGGCTTCTGTGGGTCGCACTCATCGTCGGCGTGATCGCACTTATCGCTTTCCTGTTCCGGGTCATCGGCGGCCGTAGCCGCTCCTAA
- a CDS encoding PadR family transcriptional regulator, whose protein sequence is MSPVFSHGDLRLYLLSLLDEGPRHGYDIIQALSERTGGTYTPSAGTIYPRLAKLEAEGLVTKIIDGRKTVYEITPAGHAEVSARAGEIDGIQADLADSVRLIADEVRTSMRAAMKSLRADLASATRSDHRPSEPTASEDERGRSRAQVSRADAVINEFRGRVRGDLRAFVARGGTLDAAVVDALESALADAAQGITHALES, encoded by the coding sequence ATGAGCCCCGTTTTCTCTCATGGCGACCTTCGTCTGTACCTTCTGAGCCTCCTCGATGAAGGCCCTCGCCATGGGTACGACATCATCCAAGCCCTATCCGAGCGCACCGGCGGCACTTACACCCCCAGCGCGGGAACGATATACCCACGCCTCGCCAAGCTCGAAGCCGAGGGCCTCGTGACCAAGATCATCGACGGTCGAAAGACGGTCTATGAGATCACACCCGCCGGGCACGCAGAAGTGAGCGCCCGCGCCGGAGAAATCGACGGCATCCAGGCTGATCTCGCCGACTCGGTGCGACTCATCGCCGATGAGGTTCGCACGAGCATGAGAGCCGCGATGAAGAGCCTGCGCGCCGATCTTGCATCGGCAACACGTTCCGATCACCGCCCGAGCGAGCCAACGGCATCCGAAGATGAGCGCGGGCGCAGCCGTGCCCAAGTGAGTCGCGCGGATGCCGTCATCAACGAATTCCGAGGACGCGTTCGAGGAGACCTACGTGCGTTCGTTGCACGCGGCGGCACGCTCGACGCGGCCGTTGTCGACGCGCTAGAGAGTGCGCTCGCTGACGCGGCGCAAGGCATCACGCACGCGCTAGAGTCCTGA
- a CDS encoding universal stress protein, with protein sequence MSEEASKIPGSTEKSALHGAVLVGVIPGQPARVVHEAARYSQVLGAPLLVVHVDVTRFVTSEDPDGYVHSAPIDLNIATSEGELDEVRAEVEAALSDTDVPWVLDQLVGDPALAIKHHADKVDARLLVIGTRKRGFGESVREFFTGSVAARLAHRQHRPILVVPLDDPLSDEDDPWVGTEA encoded by the coding sequence ATGTCCGAAGAGGCATCCAAAATTCCCGGATCCACAGAGAAAAGCGCACTGCACGGTGCTGTTCTCGTGGGTGTAATTCCTGGTCAGCCAGCGCGAGTCGTGCATGAAGCTGCGCGGTACTCACAAGTTTTGGGCGCGCCACTGCTGGTGGTTCACGTAGACGTGACCCGTTTTGTCACGTCTGAAGACCCGGACGGCTATGTGCACTCAGCGCCGATCGATCTCAACATCGCAACCTCCGAGGGCGAACTCGATGAGGTACGCGCTGAAGTCGAAGCGGCTCTTTCCGATACCGATGTCCCGTGGGTGCTCGATCAGCTTGTCGGCGACCCGGCGCTTGCAATCAAGCATCACGCCGACAAGGTCGATGCACGGCTGCTGGTGATTGGTACCCGTAAGCGCGGCTTCGGCGAATCGGTGCGCGAGTTCTTCACCGGCTCCGTCGCCGCTCGTCTCGCGCACCGTCAACACCGACCGATTTTGGTGGTGCCGCTCGATGACCCGCTTTCGGATGAGGATGATCCGTGGGTGGGTACTGAGGCCTGA
- a CDS encoding DUF3073 domain-containing protein: protein MGRGRQKAKHTKIARELKSYSPSLNYAALERELGHAEGGEPEYIDKWADDYSDEYEDKKA, encoded by the coding sequence ATGGGGCGTGGCCGTCAGAAGGCGAAGCACACCAAAATTGCTCGCGAACTCAAGTCGTACAGCCCGAGCCTGAACTACGCCGCGCTGGAGCGCGAGCTGGGTCACGCTGAGGGTGGTGAGCCCGAGTACATCGACAAATGGGCAGATGACTACTCGGACGAGTACGAGGACAAAAAGGCGTAA
- a CDS encoding efflux RND transporter permease subunit: MSNLAVLSLKNRALIALITIVAAVFGGLALTSLKQELIPSIEFPQLSIISTYPGASPDVVANDVSTPIETAIQGVPGLESTSATSTTNASIVQASFAYGTDLATAEQKITQAIGRIQSQLPDSVDPNVLAVSTDDLPVIQLAVIGYDDEETVQSLLEASVVPDLEDIDGVNSAQIVGGVGQRVVITPDQSALADRGFTQQAISDALDQNGTLFPGGDITEGDQTLTVQTGTKVESVDAIAALPLVPSDAAQFAAGTTTIADVATVELTRDPVTSISRVNGEPALTIATTKLPSANTVDVSTAVLAALPALSDDLGGNAEFTVVFDQAPYIQQSIEALAQEGLLGLFFAVLVILLFLLSVRSTLVTAISIPTSVLITFIGIQAFGYSLNILTLGALTIAIGRVVDDSIVVIENIKRHYVGDADKLASITLAVREVAAAITASTITTVAVFLPIAFVGDLTGELFRPFAATVAIAMIASLLVALTIVPVLAFWFLKPGKPLRTEDGMIVDPEDPTAPPSRLQRAYLPVLNWTLHHSWVTLGIALLVLAGTGALAPFMKTNFLGDSGQNTFTVSQELGAAASLDAEDAAAAEVEDALGGVDGIETIQVSIGSSGSAIRDAFSGGSAGITYSITTDSNADQVVVREDTQQALADLADAGTITVTASSGGFGSSDIAINVSAPDQGTLQDATDAVVASLDGADGISQVSSNLSESLPYIAVAVDRDAAAALGLSEVTVGALVSNTMQPQSAGSVEIDDTTLTVYLAASETPATLDELRALEVPSATGPVRLDAVATVEESTGPTSITTERGQRTSTVTVTPSGDDLNSATATVESALADVELPSSADAEIGGVATQQSDAFSQLGLALLAAILIVYIVMVATFKSLRQPLLLLVSVPFAATGAILLQIVTGVPLGVASLIGVLMLIGIVVTNAIVLVDLVNQYRVKGLSAIDATIAGSSRRLRPILMTALATIFALTPMALGITGHGGFISQPLAIVVIGGLVSSTVLTLLVLPTLYNLVEGARERRAARRGTAGSDDGETAVKPRKATSRRALREAASHS, from the coding sequence GTGTCGAACCTCGCCGTCCTGAGCCTCAAAAATCGTGCGCTCATTGCTCTCATCACGATCGTTGCCGCAGTCTTCGGAGGCTTGGCTCTCACAAGCCTCAAGCAAGAACTGATCCCGTCGATCGAGTTCCCGCAATTGTCGATCATTTCGACATACCCGGGGGCTTCACCCGACGTCGTCGCCAATGACGTATCGACGCCGATCGAGACTGCTATCCAGGGCGTACCTGGTCTTGAGTCGACAAGCGCGACGAGCACGACCAACGCATCGATCGTGCAAGCATCCTTCGCGTACGGCACAGACCTTGCGACTGCGGAGCAGAAGATCACTCAGGCGATCGGGCGCATCCAAAGTCAGCTGCCCGACAGCGTCGACCCCAACGTGCTCGCTGTCAGCACCGACGACTTGCCGGTCATCCAGCTCGCCGTCATTGGATACGACGACGAAGAGACGGTGCAGTCACTTCTCGAAGCTAGCGTCGTTCCGGATCTCGAAGATATCGACGGCGTCAACTCTGCACAGATCGTCGGCGGGGTCGGGCAGCGCGTAGTCATCACTCCGGATCAGAGCGCGCTTGCCGATCGCGGCTTCACTCAGCAAGCCATTTCGGATGCTCTTGATCAGAACGGCACCCTTTTTCCCGGTGGTGACATTACTGAAGGCGATCAGACACTCACCGTGCAAACCGGCACAAAAGTTGAGTCGGTCGACGCAATCGCGGCGCTCCCCCTCGTGCCGAGCGATGCAGCGCAGTTCGCCGCCGGAACAACCACTATTGCCGATGTCGCAACTGTGGAACTCACTCGCGACCCCGTCACCTCGATCTCACGGGTGAACGGCGAACCTGCGCTGACGATAGCGACTACAAAACTTCCATCTGCGAACACCGTTGACGTGTCGACTGCTGTCCTAGCGGCACTGCCAGCACTTTCTGATGACCTCGGCGGCAATGCCGAGTTCACCGTCGTCTTCGATCAGGCCCCGTATATCCAGCAGTCGATCGAGGCTCTCGCGCAGGAGGGTCTTCTCGGGCTCTTTTTCGCCGTGCTCGTGATCCTGCTCTTCTTGCTCTCGGTGCGTTCGACGCTCGTCACAGCGATTTCCATCCCGACGAGCGTGCTGATCACCTTTATTGGCATTCAAGCCTTTGGGTATTCGCTCAATATCCTTACGCTGGGCGCGCTGACCATCGCCATCGGTCGTGTCGTTGACGATTCCATCGTGGTGATCGAAAACATTAAGCGCCATTACGTCGGAGATGCTGACAAGCTTGCCTCCATAACCCTCGCTGTGCGTGAAGTCGCTGCCGCGATCACAGCATCGACGATTACTACGGTCGCCGTCTTCCTGCCCATCGCCTTCGTCGGGGACTTGACCGGGGAGCTGTTCCGGCCGTTCGCGGCGACCGTTGCTATCGCGATGATCGCGTCGCTTCTGGTCGCGCTCACCATTGTCCCGGTGCTCGCGTTTTGGTTCTTGAAGCCCGGAAAGCCCTTGCGCACCGAGGACGGCATGATCGTCGACCCGGAGGACCCGACGGCGCCGCCGAGCAGATTGCAGCGTGCATACCTCCCGGTGCTGAACTGGACCCTTCATCACTCGTGGGTCACTCTCGGTATCGCCCTGCTCGTGCTCGCGGGCACCGGCGCCCTGGCACCTTTCATGAAGACAAACTTCTTGGGAGACTCGGGGCAGAATACGTTCACGGTTTCTCAAGAACTGGGAGCCGCCGCCAGCCTCGACGCTGAAGACGCAGCGGCGGCGGAGGTCGAGGACGCTCTCGGCGGCGTGGATGGTATCGAGACGATTCAGGTTTCCATCGGTTCGAGCGGTTCAGCAATCCGTGACGCGTTCTCGGGTGGAAGCGCTGGCATTACCTACTCGATCACCACCGACAGCAACGCTGACCAGGTCGTCGTGCGCGAGGATACACAGCAGGCCTTGGCAGATCTGGCTGACGCCGGCACGATCACGGTGACGGCATCCAGCGGTGGTTTTGGGTCGAGCGATATCGCGATCAACGTGTCTGCGCCCGATCAGGGCACGCTGCAAGATGCCACGGATGCAGTTGTCGCATCACTCGACGGTGCTGACGGCATCAGTCAGGTGTCGAGCAACCTTTCGGAATCACTCCCGTATATCGCGGTCGCGGTCGACCGGGATGCGGCTGCAGCGCTTGGACTGTCTGAGGTCACTGTTGGTGCGCTGGTGTCGAACACGATGCAGCCGCAGTCGGCGGGAAGCGTCGAGATTGATGACACCACGCTTACTGTGTATTTGGCGGCGTCCGAAACGCCGGCAACTCTCGACGAGCTTCGCGCTCTTGAAGTGCCAAGCGCGACGGGCCCGGTACGACTCGATGCTGTCGCAACCGTCGAGGAGAGCACCGGTCCGACATCGATCACGACTGAACGTGGACAACGCACCTCGACCGTGACGGTGACGCCATCGGGCGACGACCTCAACTCGGCCACGGCGACGGTCGAGTCGGCGCTTGCGGATGTCGAGCTCCCGTCGTCTGCTGACGCCGAAATCGGTGGTGTCGCAACGCAACAATCCGATGCCTTCTCGCAGCTGGGGCTTGCGCTTCTCGCTGCGATCTTGATCGTATACATCGTGATGGTCGCGACGTTCAAGTCGCTGCGCCAGCCGCTGCTCCTGCTCGTGTCGGTGCCGTTCGCGGCAACGGGCGCAATTCTCCTCCAGATCGTCACCGGAGTTCCGCTCGGTGTTGCATCGCTCATTGGTGTGCTGATGCTGATCGGCATCGTCGTGACGAATGCCATCGTTCTCGTCGATCTTGTTAATCAGTACCGGGTGAAGGGGCTCTCCGCAATCGATGCCACGATCGCCGGAAGTTCACGGCGACTTCGTCCGATTCTCATGACGGCATTGGCGACGATCTTCGCGCTGACACCGATGGCGTTGGGAATCACGGGCCACGGTGGCTTCATTTCGCAACCGCTCGCAATCGTGGTTATCGGCGGGCTGGTCTCCTCGACAGTGCTGACACTGCTCGTTCTGCCGACGCTTTATAACCTCGTCGAGGGTGCGCGAGAGCGCCGTGCTGCGCGGCGTGGGACCGCAGGATCAGACGACGGCGAGACCGCAGTGAAGCCCCGGAAAGCGACGTCACGCCGCGCGCTACGCGAGGCCGCGTCTCACAGCTGA